A stretch of the Uranotaenia lowii strain MFRU-FL chromosome 3, ASM2978415v1, whole genome shotgun sequence genome encodes the following:
- the LOC129754436 gene encoding chaoptin-like, with amino-acid sequence MNTPRCILFLGALITFGQVLSSANDDFVDACFDKEGDKPAHCEYIDFDDVFESSDIKFNWSFITKLTISNKRIIGIPTRMFESLPNLDSFVVVNSLFYKEIDPNSFMDCHKLEHIEITGTNITFLDTHLFPKTPNLKHLLFHHNKISEIKHDAFEFMESLEELNLSYNNITKLSSGVFHKLKNLKILDLNHNKLVLLSFDAWFPPDGIHSLQYLDASYNQLIELSWSEISVKKVNLKYNNLTSIHINGNCSEFHASYNMIDSVTVGSNCSIEKLYLAHNQIRTFNDLRKCSETMRTLDVSFNIFQRRFDFLGMKQLTALNIECTNITIEYTTLHDLRKLRFLDISYNNMKKIDFDNMSTQRLLERLMVSGNPIANMSIESIKRNFPNLKTLGIYDLPWNESSLAVAIEDLKKHDIKPYIKNDYLFEESSCPLKIVRNFSGNGDDQDVTAEGMSGSGDKTVEYIVIVLLLAVICGLVFKVFIDSRYYRDLFKDRGRRSSISHESLVSCDLNS; translated from the exons ATGAATACGCCTCG GTGTATATTATTTTTGGGAGCATTGATAACATTCGGTCAGGTTTTAAGCAGCGCAAACGACGACTTTGTGGATGCGTGTTTCGACAAAGAAGGAGACAAACCTGCACATTGTGAATATATCGATTTCGACGATGTGTTTGAGAGCTCGGATATCAAGTTTAATTGGAGCTTTATCACCAAGTTAACAATCAGCAATAAAAGAATCATCGGAATACCGACGAGGATGTTCGAGTCGTTGCCAAATCTGGATAGCTTCGTTGTGGTGAATAGTTTATTTTATAAAGAAATTGATCCTAACAGTTTTATGGATTGCCACAAGCTGGAGCACATCGAGATAACGGGAACGAATATTACGTTTTTGGACACTCACTTGTTTCCGAAGACTCCAAATCTGAAGCATCTGTTATTTCATCATAATAAAATATCCGAAATAAAGCATGATGCTTTCGAGTTTATGGAATCTCTAGAAGAGCTAAACCTTTCGTACAACAATATTACGAAACTGTCCAGCGGTGTTTTTcacaagttgaaaaatttgaaaatcctcGATTTGAATCACAACAAACTGGTGCTGCTGAGTTTCGATGCTTGGTTTCCTCCAGACGGAATTCACTCACTGCAATACCTGGATGCGTCATACAATCAGCTCATCGAACTTTCCTGGAGCGAAATATCGGTGAAGAAAGTCAACCTAAAGTACAACAACTTAACGAGCATTCACATCAACGGCAATTGCTCCGAGTTTCACGCGTCTTACAATATGATAGACTCCGTCACGGTTGGCAGCAAttgttcaattgaaaaattgtacctcgcACACAACCAAATACGTACCTTCAACGATCTGCGGAAGTGTTCGGAaacgatgcgcactctggatgTGTCCTTCAATATCTTTCAGCGACGTTTCGACTTCCTAGGCATGAAGCAGCTGACGGCACTGAATATCGAATGCACCAATATCACCATCGAGTACACGACCCTGCACGATCTTCGAAAGCTACGcttcctagacatttcctacaACAATATGAAGAAAATAGACTTTGACAACATGAGTACCCAACGATTGCTGGAGCGATTGATGGTCAGCGGAAACCCCATTGCAAACATGTCAATCGAGTCGATCAAGCGAAACTTCCCTAATCTCAAAACGCTCGGAATCTATGATCTACCCTGGAATGAATCATCCCTGGCTGTGGCTATCGAGGACCTCAAGAAGCATGATATCAAACCGTACATCAAAAACGATTATCTTTTCGAGGAATCATCCTGCCCACTCAAAATAGTGCGAAATTTCTCCGGCAACGGAGACGATCAGGACGTTACGGCTGAAGGCATGTCCGGATCCGGTGACAAAACTGTGGAATACATAGTCATAGTGCTGCTGCTAGCCGTCATTTGTGGTTTAGTATTCAAAGTGTTCATCGATAGTCGATACTATCGCGATTTGTTCAAAGATCGCGGTCGTCGATCTTCGATTTCACACGAAAGCTTGGTCAGCTGTGATTTGAATAGCTAG